A single genomic interval of Microbacterium galbinum harbors:
- a CDS encoding endonuclease domain-containing protein: MHVYACRGAEAFFVALESAMRQRKIGSARLLRARLPASARWLIDLARYDAGSGLESLLRLRLHHLGMRLDCQVKIEGVGRVDFVVGGRLILEADGAEHHGDPAQRHRDLQRDAAASARGFETLRFDYAQVVHDWPVVEAAIIAALTRAS, encoded by the coding sequence GTGCATGTTTACGCCTGTCGCGGGGCGGAGGCGTTCTTCGTCGCTCTCGAATCGGCGATGCGTCAGCGCAAGATCGGGTCGGCCAGACTGTTGCGAGCGCGGCTGCCGGCGTCCGCGCGATGGCTCATCGACCTCGCTCGGTACGACGCAGGCAGCGGCCTCGAGTCGCTCCTCCGGTTGCGGCTGCACCACCTCGGCATGCGCCTGGATTGCCAGGTGAAGATCGAGGGTGTGGGGCGGGTCGACTTCGTCGTCGGCGGGCGACTCATCCTCGAAGCCGACGGGGCTGAGCATCACGGCGACCCCGCGCAGCGGCATCGCGATCTGCAGCGCGATGCCGCCGCATCCGCGCGAGGATTCGAGACGCTTCGTTTCGACTACGCCCAGGTCGTGCACGACTGGCCCGTGGTCGAGGCGGCGATCATCGCCGCACTCACCCGGGCGTCCTGA
- a CDS encoding flavodoxin reductase — MNRSFTAARQRVLALLGALSMYRLVLFALIALAVIALGLSALGVIVSPTPIEIVVSFLVLAVVISGVDALVQRLLRLPWRIESSLVTALILLFVLRPGVEVQAILGLAIAGAVASLSKYLIAWRGRHILNPAAFGAAVVSIVGSFGAFSWLGTSASWWVGTPSLTIPVVLLGLAVLWRTEKVRIVLLFLVIALATSVLRQFVQAQQAGLDADLGTAFSFALLQSPFLFLGAFMLSEPLTLPPRRWQQFSVAAVVGVLAGWPISIAGLFTLGQERALLIGNLVAFAFAVRGSVRLVLEKRRFVTPTAQELTFHAKGKVSFLPGQYLELDVPHHRPDARGTRREFSIVSAPADLPTLRIAYKNGDQQHPSSYKRALAAAEPGTTLAVTGTWGDFLLPRGESPVLMVAAGIGVTPFVSQLRQLQAQGVERDVVLVYVAAEAAELAFRDELASTGAHVVVFTRDQPHDLPPHWTWAHGIRLDADGLDRFVPDIADRHAFISGPPRLIADLAPALQRARALTTDAFAGY, encoded by the coding sequence ATGAACCGTTCCTTCACCGCCGCACGGCAGCGCGTGCTCGCCCTCCTCGGGGCCCTGTCGATGTACCGGCTGGTGCTGTTCGCGCTCATCGCCCTCGCCGTCATCGCCCTCGGCCTGTCGGCGCTCGGGGTCATCGTCTCGCCCACGCCGATCGAGATCGTGGTGTCGTTCCTGGTGCTCGCCGTCGTGATCTCGGGCGTGGATGCGCTGGTGCAGCGTCTGCTCCGCCTGCCGTGGCGTATCGAGTCGTCGCTCGTGACCGCGCTGATCCTGCTCTTCGTCCTGCGCCCGGGCGTCGAGGTGCAGGCGATCCTCGGTCTCGCGATCGCGGGCGCCGTGGCGAGCCTGTCGAAGTACCTGATCGCCTGGCGCGGACGCCACATCCTCAACCCCGCCGCGTTCGGCGCCGCCGTCGTCTCGATCGTGGGGTCGTTCGGGGCGTTCTCGTGGCTCGGCACCTCGGCATCGTGGTGGGTCGGCACCCCGTCGCTCACGATCCCGGTCGTGCTGCTCGGTCTCGCCGTGCTGTGGCGCACCGAGAAGGTGCGGATCGTGCTGCTGTTCCTCGTGATCGCTCTCGCCACGTCGGTGCTGCGCCAGTTCGTGCAGGCCCAGCAGGCCGGCCTCGACGCCGATCTCGGCACCGCGTTCTCGTTCGCACTGCTGCAGTCGCCGTTCCTCTTCCTCGGGGCATTCATGCTCTCCGAGCCGCTGACGCTGCCGCCGCGGCGTTGGCAGCAGTTCTCGGTCGCCGCGGTCGTGGGCGTGCTGGCCGGCTGGCCGATCTCGATCGCCGGCCTGTTCACGCTCGGCCAGGAACGGGCGCTCCTCATCGGCAACCTCGTGGCCTTCGCGTTCGCGGTGCGCGGCTCGGTGCGCCTGGTGCTCGAGAAGCGCCGGTTCGTCACACCCACCGCGCAGGAGCTGACGTTCCACGCGAAGGGGAAGGTGTCGTTCCTCCCCGGGCAGTACCTCGAACTCGACGTGCCGCATCACCGCCCGGACGCACGGGGAACCCGCCGCGAGTTCAGCATCGTCTCCGCTCCGGCCGACCTTCCGACGCTGCGCATCGCGTACAAGAACGGCGACCAGCAGCATCCGTCGTCGTACAAGCGCGCCCTCGCCGCCGCCGAACCGGGCACGACGCTCGCGGTCACCGGCACCTGGGGCGACTTCCTGCTCCCGCGCGGCGAGAGCCCCGTGCTGATGGTGGCCGCCGGCATCGGCGTCACGCCGTTCGTCTCGCAGCTCCGGCAGCTGCAGGCCCAGGGCGTCGAGCGCGACGTCGTGCTCGTGTACGTCGCGGCGGAGGCCGCCGAGCTCGCGTTCCGCGACGAGCTCGCCTCGACCGGAGCGCACGTGGTCGTGTTCACCCGAGACCAGCCGCACGACCTCCCGCCGCACTGGACCTGGGCGCACGGCATCCGCCTCGACGCCGACGGTCTCGACCGCTTCGTGCCCGACATCGCCGATCGTCATGCGTTCATCTCGGGTCCGCCTCGCCTGATCGCCGACCTCGCGCCCGCCCTCCAGCGCGCCCGCGCCCTGACCACCGACGCCTTCGCCGGGTACTGA
- a CDS encoding FAD:protein FMN transferase: protein MVIWRFEAIGTRWEIESADELPADSRGAVDAVIERFDREWSRFRPDSDVTRLAREGGMLASPDAGAMLDAYRELSDATAGAVNPLVGESLEALGYDADYSLTAADPVIAPADWTERVRWTTGTAAVAHPALIDVGALGKGRLVDLVRDALSSVAGDLIVDAGGDLAVRGAGADGAGVRIGLEHPFDPSRAIGIATIRDQALCASAINRRAWGDGLHHVLDARTGLPVRTWAATWAIAPDAMTADAVATALFFDGGPELAARWGVEWVRMSTDGRAQRSPGCPVEVFTPTRSPR from the coding sequence ATGGTGATCTGGCGATTCGAGGCGATCGGCACGCGCTGGGAGATCGAGTCGGCCGACGAGCTGCCGGCGGACTCCCGCGGCGCCGTCGATGCCGTGATCGAGCGCTTCGACCGGGAGTGGTCGCGGTTCCGCCCCGACTCCGATGTCACGCGCCTCGCGCGCGAGGGCGGCATGCTCGCCTCTCCCGACGCGGGGGCGATGCTCGACGCGTACCGCGAGCTGTCGGATGCGACCGCCGGGGCGGTCAATCCGCTCGTGGGGGAGAGCCTCGAAGCCCTCGGTTACGACGCCGACTACTCGCTCACCGCCGCAGATCCGGTGATCGCGCCGGCCGATTGGACCGAGCGGGTGCGGTGGACGACGGGCACGGCGGCGGTCGCGCATCCCGCACTGATCGACGTCGGTGCGCTCGGCAAGGGGCGTCTCGTCGACCTCGTGCGCGATGCGCTGAGCTCTGTCGCGGGTGACCTGATCGTCGATGCCGGCGGAGACCTCGCCGTGCGCGGCGCTGGTGCCGACGGCGCCGGTGTGCGCATCGGCCTGGAGCATCCGTTCGATCCGTCGCGGGCGATCGGCATCGCCACGATCCGCGACCAGGCCCTGTGCGCCTCGGCCATCAACCGCCGGGCCTGGGGCGACGGACTGCACCACGTGCTCGACGCCCGTACTGGACTGCCGGTGCGCACCTGGGCGGCGACCTGGGCGATCGCACCCGACGCCATGACCGCGGATGCCGTCGCCACCGCGCTCTTCTTCGACGGCGGCCCCGAACTCGCCGCCCGCTGGGGCGTCGAGTGGGTGCGCATGAGCACCGACGGCCGAGCGCAGCGCTCACCCGGGTGCCCCGTCGAGGTCTTCACCCCCACCCGTTCGCCCCGATAG
- a CDS encoding FMN-binding protein: MIRTTVPTSVRKGSALVGIAGLLVLAGCATTPTDAGGTTDSTSGTDSTTGSESSSGADASSSYADGTYTAEGSYQTPESVETISVTLTLADGVVTDVEVAGDPQARETEQYQGAFIDGISEEVEGKALDDLNVSRVAGSSLTSGGFNAAVDDIKEQAAA, encoded by the coding sequence ATGATCCGCACGACCGTACCGACTTCCGTCCGCAAGGGATCCGCCCTCGTGGGCATCGCCGGACTCCTCGTCCTTGCCGGATGCGCGACCACGCCGACCGACGCCGGCGGGACGACCGACAGCACCTCCGGCACCGACAGCACGACCGGCTCGGAGTCCTCCTCGGGCGCCGATGCGTCGTCGTCGTACGCCGACGGCACCTACACGGCGGAGGGCTCGTACCAGACCCCCGAATCGGTCGAGACGATCTCGGTGACCCTCACCCTCGCCGACGGCGTCGTCACCGACGTCGAGGTGGCCGGTGACCCGCAGGCGCGCGAGACCGAGCAGTACCAGGGCGCGTTCATCGACGGCATCTCCGAAGAGGTCGAGGGCAAGGCGCTCGACGACCTGAACGTCAGCCGCGTGGCCGGATCCTCGCTGACCAGCGGTGGTTTCAACGCCGCCGTCGACGACATCAAGGAGCAGGCCGCAGCCTGA
- a CDS encoding ribose-phosphate diphosphokinase: protein MARKKKTVDLDRDNGVAPGIIAKTKKRLVVAGGRSHPELTAAVAEALGTEIAPVEHRTFASGEIYARFEVSIRGVDLFLVQTFGEPVNEWLMETLIMIDAAKRASAKRITVVAPYYPYSRQDKKGRGREPISARLVADLLKTAGADRVMSVDLHAAQIQGFFDGPVDHLFAKPVLLDYFERTLSAADREILTVVSPDMGRVRVADTWSDSLGAPLAIIHKRRDPKVANQVSVHEIVGTVEGRTCLLVDDMIDTGGTIVKAAQALKAAGAHRVIVAATHAIFSDPASDRLQDSSIDEVVITDTIPLTESRRWDKLTILPIAPLLARAIHEVFEDGSVTSMFGGDA from the coding sequence ATGGCCCGGAAGAAGAAGACGGTCGATCTGGATCGCGACAACGGGGTAGCCCCCGGCATCATCGCGAAGACCAAGAAGCGGCTCGTCGTCGCGGGTGGGCGCTCGCACCCCGAGCTCACGGCGGCCGTCGCCGAGGCCCTCGGCACGGAGATCGCTCCGGTCGAGCACCGCACCTTCGCCTCCGGCGAGATCTACGCGCGCTTCGAGGTGTCGATCCGCGGCGTCGATCTCTTCCTCGTGCAGACCTTCGGCGAGCCGGTCAACGAGTGGCTCATGGAGACGCTCATCATGATCGACGCCGCCAAGCGCGCCTCGGCCAAGCGCATCACGGTCGTCGCCCCGTACTATCCGTACTCGCGTCAGGACAAGAAGGGCCGCGGTCGCGAGCCGATCAGCGCCCGTCTCGTCGCCGACCTGCTCAAGACCGCCGGCGCCGACCGCGTGATGAGCGTCGACCTGCACGCCGCCCAGATCCAGGGCTTCTTCGACGGTCCCGTCGATCACCTCTTCGCCAAGCCGGTGCTGCTCGACTACTTCGAGCGCACGCTCTCGGCCGCTGACCGCGAGATCCTCACGGTCGTCTCGCCCGACATGGGGCGCGTGCGCGTCGCCGACACGTGGTCCGACAGCCTCGGCGCCCCGCTCGCGATCATCCACAAGCGCCGCGATCCGAAGGTCGCGAACCAGGTCTCCGTGCACGAGATCGTCGGGACGGTCGAGGGCCGCACCTGCCTCCTCGTCGACGACATGATCGACACCGGCGGCACGATCGTCAAGGCCGCGCAGGCGCTGAAGGCGGCCGGCGCGCACCGCGTCATCGTCGCGGCGACGCACGCGATCTTCAGCGACCCGGCATCCGATCGTCTGCAGGACTCCTCGATCGACGAGGTCGTCATCACCGACACGATCCCGCTCACCGAGTCGCGTCGCTGGGACAAGCTCACGATCCTCCCGATCGCTCCGCTGCTCGCCCGCGCGATCCACGAGGTCTTCGAGGACGGCTCGGTCACGAGCATGTTCGGCGGCGACGCGTAG